The following proteins are encoded in a genomic region of Leptospira fainei serovar Hurstbridge str. BUT 6:
- a CDS encoding DUF2339 domain-containing protein, which yields MLEFLGFITFIVLIFFLIYPFILGSRVTELKEKVRQLEDRIKELELPSKSPLREKDRIPDEKPILAKESIVLPAKERGGSESKKKAVSSIPVSSPLESLPSPKRNPVRSQTWEKVEKIVAQNWTGILGTIILVMGIGFLAIYAALKVSPLLRFSMVLGIAVALYAASLYLLTKEFWKQISYWLKSASGAVVLFACVGAASLPGMKWIENEILALVIVLGGISINLSLAWFASLQRFASLHIVLSLLALAILPSTNLVFCVGAGVAVFSAALSYKAKWEYHLLQTVLSFLVVNFLFKNHIISSDGGYEPMARIFGIIGTGSVGLLSLLVHYRKAYATEKLEILPFITHFVSWLSVGLGFALYATGSRWNAPVLIFISILIFLHARRARKIGIRWLYLTDTLVSLGIAFLGVVFLGRWELGYLSITLIVSVLFLLFFIAASEEKEELLRWIGGALLHFSFLSYIIILWSLAEQMQDLSSWRNIAATLSVIFLTFVIQAIDSIRYSRQSDSWDDIYGFSEVMKVSPSGILSGFLAAGLCYQCADIKGAEYFLPVFGVLLLILRQRTNWNGLGIGLFPFTIAIHSLVIYAARNSGPWEQLVQDLPLIAFCLIAIPLSKINRNDEAPTYLSQPGATILSLHIIVQIFLIAGPVSPILPGILWLIFSIFYLEFYVFVSAKSSVWISDWRKSLVNSGMVWGGFALTFIALFIGAHILVQLQSEIYIGIFKVRLLIQIFAIGVFLYWANTSVLGVGKDVGISQKIFPLFWELSLITGAIASALEIPSNWLPVAWILLAFLTEQLSRRVSTITRFHFYSLILFWISCIHTAFLSSSNTTPSSFWTDQEWVGGLISLFFQTAYLIMIYTHPSFQREERDGFPGAINRFAEKIHTKINILIFYPLFLTVALFLFWSFDTAFLTLLWMTEVFIVFLIGLFLKENHFRYVSLSAMVICLLRLIFWDLSKSSTITRALVFLGVGGILILMNTIYSKYRNTEGKEPNAK from the coding sequence ATGTTAGAATTCCTCGGTTTCATTACGTTTATAGTTCTCATTTTTTTCTTAATTTACCCCTTTATATTAGGCTCGAGAGTAACGGAGTTAAAAGAAAAAGTCCGCCAACTCGAAGATAGAATAAAAGAGCTTGAATTACCTTCAAAATCTCCGTTACGGGAGAAAGATCGAATTCCTGATGAAAAACCGATTTTAGCAAAAGAATCGATCGTATTGCCGGCAAAAGAGAGAGGAGGTTCCGAATCTAAGAAAAAGGCAGTTTCATCGATTCCAGTATCGTCACCTTTAGAATCACTTCCATCTCCTAAAAGAAATCCCGTGAGATCTCAGACTTGGGAAAAAGTCGAGAAGATAGTAGCTCAGAATTGGACGGGGATACTTGGGACGATCATTTTAGTCATGGGTATCGGATTTTTAGCGATCTACGCCGCGTTAAAAGTTTCGCCGCTTCTTAGATTTTCAATGGTTTTAGGGATAGCGGTAGCGTTATACGCAGCTTCACTCTATCTTTTAACGAAAGAATTTTGGAAACAAATCTCATACTGGCTTAAAAGCGCTTCGGGTGCGGTGGTTCTTTTTGCTTGCGTCGGCGCCGCTTCTCTGCCCGGAATGAAATGGATAGAAAATGAGATTCTAGCGCTCGTTATTGTACTCGGTGGAATTTCGATAAATTTATCGTTAGCTTGGTTTGCTTCCTTGCAAAGATTTGCAAGTTTACATATTGTTCTGAGCCTACTCGCCCTCGCTATCTTGCCTTCCACAAACTTGGTGTTTTGCGTCGGAGCGGGTGTCGCGGTTTTTAGCGCGGCCTTATCCTATAAAGCAAAATGGGAATATCATCTTCTACAGACAGTTCTCTCTTTCCTAGTCGTTAATTTTCTCTTTAAAAACCATATCATTTCATCCGATGGGGGATATGAACCCATGGCTCGGATTTTCGGAATTATCGGGACCGGATCGGTCGGATTACTGTCTCTATTGGTTCATTATCGAAAAGCATATGCTACGGAAAAACTGGAAATACTTCCTTTTATCACTCATTTTGTTTCCTGGTTAAGCGTGGGTTTAGGATTTGCCCTGTACGCCACGGGATCGAGATGGAATGCGCCGGTCCTGATTTTTATATCAATATTAATTTTCTTGCATGCTCGCAGGGCGCGAAAAATCGGAATTCGCTGGCTCTATCTTACCGATACATTGGTTTCCTTAGGAATCGCATTTCTAGGTGTTGTATTTCTTGGTCGCTGGGAGCTAGGGTATTTATCGATTACTTTGATTGTAAGCGTACTTTTTCTACTATTTTTTATAGCCGCATCGGAGGAGAAGGAAGAACTTTTACGATGGATTGGCGGAGCACTTCTTCATTTTTCCTTTTTATCGTACATTATCATTTTATGGTCTTTGGCCGAACAGATGCAGGATCTTAGCTCCTGGAGGAATATTGCCGCTACGCTTAGCGTAATTTTTCTTACCTTTGTGATACAGGCCATCGATTCAATTCGATATTCTCGACAATCCGATTCCTGGGATGATATTTACGGTTTCTCGGAAGTGATGAAAGTATCACCTTCGGGGATCCTTTCCGGATTTCTTGCTGCAGGTTTATGCTATCAATGCGCCGACATAAAGGGCGCGGAGTATTTTCTACCCGTATTCGGCGTTCTTCTATTGATCCTGCGACAAAGAACGAACTGGAATGGGTTAGGCATCGGTTTGTTTCCGTTTACTATCGCTATTCATTCTCTCGTTATCTATGCGGCAAGAAATTCGGGTCCTTGGGAGCAGCTGGTTCAAGATTTACCGTTGATTGCATTTTGTTTAATTGCCATTCCCCTATCGAAAATTAATAGAAACGACGAAGCTCCAACATACCTGTCCCAGCCCGGAGCAACCATACTATCTTTACATATTATCGTGCAAATTTTCCTAATCGCCGGGCCGGTATCGCCTATATTACCGGGAATCCTTTGGTTAATCTTCTCCATTTTTTATTTGGAATTTTACGTATTCGTTTCGGCAAAGTCCTCGGTTTGGATTTCCGATTGGCGTAAGAGTCTTGTTAATTCCGGAATGGTATGGGGCGGATTTGCGTTAACTTTTATCGCCCTTTTTATCGGCGCACATATTTTAGTTCAGCTTCAATCCGAAATTTATATCGGAATATTCAAAGTTAGACTTTTAATTCAAATCTTTGCAATCGGCGTATTTCTTTATTGGGCGAACACGTCCGTACTTGGAGTGGGAAAGGATGTCGGAATTAGTCAAAAAATCTTCCCCCTATTTTGGGAACTTTCACTGATAACGGGCGCCATCGCTTCGGCATTAGAGATTCCGAGCAATTGGTTGCCTGTCGCTTGGATCCTGCTGGCATTCCTTACGGAACAGTTAAGTCGACGGGTTTCAACGATTACAAGATTCCACTTTTATTCTTTGATTCTGTTCTGGATTTCATGCATTCACACGGCTTTTCTATCAAGTTCCAATACGACTCCATCATCTTTTTGGACTGATCAAGAATGGGTCGGCGGTTTGATATCTTTATTTTTTCAGACGGCCTATCTTATTATGATCTATACTCACCCGTCGTTTCAACGGGAAGAACGGGATGGATTTCCGGGAGCGATTAACCGTTTTGCGGAAAAAATTCATACGAAAATTAATATTCTTATCTTCTATCCGTTATTCTTAACCGTAGCTTTATTTCTTTTTTGGAGTTTTGATACCGCATTCTTAACGTTGCTATGGATGACGGAGGTCTTTATCGTTTTTCTTATCGGGCTATTTCTCAAAGAGAACCATTTCCGTTACGTTTCGTTATCTGCAATGGTTATCTGTTTACTCAGATTAATTTTTTGGGATCTTTCCAAATCATCGACGATCACCAGAGCACTTGTCTTTCTCGGAGTCGGCGGGATTTTAATCTTAATGAATACGATTTATAGCAAATACAGAAATACGGAAGGAAAAGAACCGAATGCTAAATAA